The Montipora foliosa isolate CH-2021 chromosome 1, ASM3666993v2, whole genome shotgun sequence genome has a window encoding:
- the LOC137968345 gene encoding uncharacterized protein gives MAFSNLQAMFKLAQRPVHAISSRRGEVFEVKADASNTLLFVKDCTDCHATLLEKAAKLLVEDCSNLVLDVKSTLLSGLLEFVSCQKVVLNLLEGGQIPTIMADSTMDLTINVLQHSQFGSLYLHQSSNIEVNKLGEKPVKHSVAFPKDVPLHFQFVAHWEKDGEEERLVCEKVVREGVFPTTERKLKEDQERTARDLEKLATALVDSIKITPKGLHKGKPAGKSDSSGHYVEQKDKGTPHDDYKPTPITGMGHHNIEREDEKTEFFDTEVELEKKIDVLASWLKESKHCIIFTGAGISTSTGIPDFRSGVNTVLKTGPGVWELRAKGLPRKPAASFLPDMLRAIPSPAHMAIVKLHEVGLVKFTVSQNVDGLHLRSGIPGHELAELHGNTNLEKCTTCEAKYLRDFNVRTAKWVHDHRTGRFCDDPKCHGQLVDSIINFGESLPSFELEESYRQAEKSDLIIVLGSSLRVNPAADIPAVAVRHKQKLVICNLQKTPLSPYCSLEIHSQIDAVMKSLLQKLSLEIPPFRVQRRFSIEISQDKILIQGLDLQSNTPYSLFKHVSVRISQKLEGSKQFTAEEILSKEPLEMPFKSIRCICDDSPLILDIELGFQGHYGEPNLSFSDKFTCPGQSIFSADYEFSTGEWSLRKN, from the exons ATGGCTTTTTCGAATCTCCAAGCTATGTTCAAGTTAGCGCAAAGACCAGTTCATGCAATAAGCAGTAGAAGAGGGGAAGTGTTCGAGGTAAAAGCAGATGCAAGCAATACCTTGCTGTTTGTGAAAGACTGCACAGATTGCCATGCGACCTTACTCGAGAAAGCCGCCAAGCTTCTTGTTGAGGATTGCAGTAACTTGGTTCTGGACGTGAAAAGTACTCTCTTATCAGGGTTACTTGAATTCGTGTCATGTCAAAAAGTTGTGTTGAATTTACTAGAAGGCGGTCAG attccAACGATAATGGCAGATAGTACCATGGATTTGACCATAAATGTCTTACAACATTCTCAATTTGGTTCGCTTTACCTTCATCAGTCAAGCAACATTGAAGTCAACAAACTTGGTGAAAAACCTGTCAAACATTCAGTTGCATTCCCAAAAGACGTACCCTTACACTTCCAGTTTGTAGCACACTGGGAGAAGGATGGAGAAGAAGAGAGACTTGTTTGTGAGAAAGTTGTGAGAGAAGGTGTATTCCCAACCACAGAACGGAAGCTGAAAGAGGACCAGGAAAGAACTGCAAGGGACTTGGAGAAATTGGCAACAGCTCTAGTCGACAGCATTAAGATCACACCCAAAGGCCTGCATAAAGGAAAACCTGCAGGGAAAAGCGATTCATCAG GTCACTATGTTGAACAAAAAGACAAGGGGACACCCCACGATGATTACAAACCAACCCCAATCACCGGAATGGGTCATCACAACATTGAACGAGAAGACGAAAAAACAGAGTTCTTCGACACTGAGGTTGAATTGGAGAAAAAGATTGACGTTTTGGCATCATGGTTGAAAGAGAGCAAGCACTGCATTATTTTCACAGGTGCTGGGATAAGCACAAGCACAGGCATCCCAGATTTCCGTAGTGGAGTGAACACTGTACTAAAGACAGGACCTGGTGTTTGGGAATTACGAGCAAAAGGTTTACCTCGCAAACCAGCAGCATCTTTCCTTCCGGACATGTTGAGGGCAATTCCTTCACCTGCTCATATGGCAATAGTGAAGTTGCACGAGGTGGGGCTGGTGAAATTTACGGTGAGTCAAAATGTCGATGGTCTCCATTTACGCAGTGGCATCCCTGGACATGAGCTTGCTGAGCTTCATGGGAATACCAATCTTGAGAAGTGCACAACATGTGAAGCGAAGTATTTACGAGACTTCAATGTCCGGACTGCCAAGTGGGTTCACGATCACCGGACTGGGAGGTTTTGTGATGATCCCAAGTGCCACGGCCAATTGGTGGACTCCATCATAAACTTTGGTGAGAGCCTTCCTAGTTTTGAACTGGAAGAGTCCTATAGACAAGCAGAGAAGTCTGATTTGATCATTGTGCTTGGTTCCAGTCTCCGTGTTAACCCAGCAGCAGACATTCCAGCTGTTGCAGTTCGTCACAAACAGAAGTTGGTAATCTGTAATCTGCAAAAGACACCTCTAAGTCCATATTGTTCTCTTGAAATACACAGTCAAATAGATGCTGTAATGAAAAGTCTCCTGCAAAAGCTAAGCCTCGAGATTCCACCCTTCAGAGTACAACGTCGTTTTTCTATTGAGATAAGTCAAGACAAAATCTTAATTCAAGGCCTTGATCTCCAATCCAACACACCATATTCACTCTTTAAGCATGTATCAGTGCGTATATCTCAGAAACTCGAAGGGTCAAAGCAATTCACGGCTGAGGAAATATTATCAAAGGAACCACTTGAAATGCCTTTTAAGAGCATCCGGTGTATCTGTGATGACAGTCCATTGATTTTAGACATAGAGTTGGGTTTTCAAGGTCATTACGGTGAACCAAATCTGTCATTCAGTGACAAATTTACTTGTCCGGGACAGTCAATATTCTCTGCTGATTACGAGTTTTCTACAGGAGAGTGGTCACTTCGGAAAAACTGA
- the LOC137968421 gene encoding NEDD8-activating enzyme E1 catalytic subunit-like isoform X2, with product MEIEENSADSLMLVENKTEYVDWPGRWSHIQKLLMRSGPLAHQDFEPGPQVLEFLLETAKILVIGAGGLGCELLKDLALCGFRNIDVIDMDTIDVSNLNRQFLFRHFKKIQDFDADFYRGFHLIVCGLDSIVARRWINGMVLSLLEYDDDGDLDQTSIIPVVDGGTEGFKGNARVIIPGLTACIECTLDLYPPQVNFPLCTIAHTPRLPEHCIEYAKVLVWPQEHPFGEGVPVDGDDPAHVQWIFEKAKERADSYNIQGVTYRLTQGVVKHIIPAVASTNAVIAAACALEVFKLVSSCCNPLNNYMVFNDTDGLYTYTFEAEKKEDCAACSQRPHILTFPEDVTIKSVIDFFHESPTYQMKAPSLTTMIDGKNKTLYIQSVKSLEEKTRHNLPRKLKEIGLTDGQEIVIADSTTPKPIICKIQFASGME from the exons ATGGAGATCGAGGAAAACTCTGCGGACTCGCT GATGTTAGTGGAAAATAAAACTGAGTATGTTGATTGGCCTGGAAGATGGAGCCATATTCAAAAGCTGTTAATGAGAAGTGGTCCCTTGGCTCATCAAGATTTTGAACCTGGACCTCAG gttcttgaatttttgcttgagACTGCTAAAATTTTAGTGATTGGAGCTGGAGGATTGGGTTGCGAACTGTTGAAAGATCTT gcCCTTTGTGGATTTAGGAATATTGATGTTATTGATATGGACACAATAGATGTCTCAAACTTAAATAGACAATTTTTGTTTAG AcattttaaaaagattcaaGATTTTGATGCAGATTTTTACAGAG GATTTCATCTCATAGTTTGTGGACTGGACTCGATTGTCGCAAGAAGGTGGATCAATGGAATGGTG CTTAGTTTACTAGAATATGACGATGATGGCGACCTTGACCAAACAAGTATTATTCCTGTGGTGGATGGTGGCACAGAAG GTTTTAAGGGCAATGCAAGAGTCATCATTCCTGGATTGACAGCATGCATTGAGTGTACACTTGATCTTTATCCCCCACAA GTTAATTTTCCTTTGTGTACCATTGCGCACACCCCTCGCCTTCCAGAACATTGTATAGAATATGCAAAGGTGTTAGTTTGGCCTCAAGAACATCCTTTTGGAG AGGGCGTTCCTGTTGATGGAGATGACCCAGCTCATGTGCAGTGGATTTTTGAAAAAGCCAAAGAGAGAGCTGATAGTTATAACATACAGGGAGTCACATACAGACTTACCCAAG GTGTCGTCAAGCATATCATCCCTGCCGTGGCATCCACAAATGCTGTGATTGCAG CGGCTTGTGCCCTGGAGGTCTTCAAATTAGTTTCTAG CTGCTGTAATCCACTGAACAATTATATGGTGTTTAATGATACAGATGGCTTGTACACTTATACTTTTGAGGCTGAGAAAAAG GAAGACTGTGCAGCATGTAGCCAGCGACCTCACATTCTTACATTTCCAGAGGATGTCACAATTAAATCAGTGATTGACTTTTTCCATGAGAGCCCTACATA TCAAATGAAAGCTCCAAGTCTCACAACCATGATTGAtgggaaaaacaaaaccttgtatATACAG TCTGTAAAGTCCTTAGAGGAGAAAACAAGGCATAATCTACCCAGGAAATTAAAAG AAATTGGACTTACTGATGGTCAAGAGATAGTGATAGCAGATTCCACAACCCCTAAACCAATCATTTGCAAGATACAATTTGCATCAGGAAtggaatga
- the LOC137968421 gene encoding NEDD8-activating enzyme E1 catalytic subunit-like isoform X1, with the protein MEIEENSADSLMLVENKTEYVDWPGRWSHIQKLLMRSGPLAHQDFEPGPQVLEFLLETAKILVIGAGGLGCELLKDLALCGFRNIDVIDMDTIDVSNLNRQFLFRPKDIGRAKAEVAAEFVNSRVAGCRVIPHFKKIQDFDADFYRGFHLIVCGLDSIVARRWINGMVLSLLEYDDDGDLDQTSIIPVVDGGTEGFKGNARVIIPGLTACIECTLDLYPPQVNFPLCTIAHTPRLPEHCIEYAKVLVWPQEHPFGEGVPVDGDDPAHVQWIFEKAKERADSYNIQGVTYRLTQGVVKHIIPAVASTNAVIAAACALEVFKLVSSCCNPLNNYMVFNDTDGLYTYTFEAEKKEDCAACSQRPHILTFPEDVTIKSVIDFFHESPTYQMKAPSLTTMIDGKNKTLYIQSVKSLEEKTRHNLPRKLKEIGLTDGQEIVIADSTTPKPIICKIQFASGME; encoded by the exons ATGGAGATCGAGGAAAACTCTGCGGACTCGCT GATGTTAGTGGAAAATAAAACTGAGTATGTTGATTGGCCTGGAAGATGGAGCCATATTCAAAAGCTGTTAATGAGAAGTGGTCCCTTGGCTCATCAAGATTTTGAACCTGGACCTCAG gttcttgaatttttgcttgagACTGCTAAAATTTTAGTGATTGGAGCTGGAGGATTGGGTTGCGAACTGTTGAAAGATCTT gcCCTTTGTGGATTTAGGAATATTGATGTTATTGATATGGACACAATAGATGTCTCAAACTTAAATAGACAATTTTTGTTTAG ACCTAAAGATATTGGGAGAGCTAAAGCTGAAGTAGCAGCTGAATTTGTTAACAGTCGGGTTGCTGGATGCAGGGTTATTCC AcattttaaaaagattcaaGATTTTGATGCAGATTTTTACAGAG GATTTCATCTCATAGTTTGTGGACTGGACTCGATTGTCGCAAGAAGGTGGATCAATGGAATGGTG CTTAGTTTACTAGAATATGACGATGATGGCGACCTTGACCAAACAAGTATTATTCCTGTGGTGGATGGTGGCACAGAAG GTTTTAAGGGCAATGCAAGAGTCATCATTCCTGGATTGACAGCATGCATTGAGTGTACACTTGATCTTTATCCCCCACAA GTTAATTTTCCTTTGTGTACCATTGCGCACACCCCTCGCCTTCCAGAACATTGTATAGAATATGCAAAGGTGTTAGTTTGGCCTCAAGAACATCCTTTTGGAG AGGGCGTTCCTGTTGATGGAGATGACCCAGCTCATGTGCAGTGGATTTTTGAAAAAGCCAAAGAGAGAGCTGATAGTTATAACATACAGGGAGTCACATACAGACTTACCCAAG GTGTCGTCAAGCATATCATCCCTGCCGTGGCATCCACAAATGCTGTGATTGCAG CGGCTTGTGCCCTGGAGGTCTTCAAATTAGTTTCTAG CTGCTGTAATCCACTGAACAATTATATGGTGTTTAATGATACAGATGGCTTGTACACTTATACTTTTGAGGCTGAGAAAAAG GAAGACTGTGCAGCATGTAGCCAGCGACCTCACATTCTTACATTTCCAGAGGATGTCACAATTAAATCAGTGATTGACTTTTTCCATGAGAGCCCTACATA TCAAATGAAAGCTCCAAGTCTCACAACCATGATTGAtgggaaaaacaaaaccttgtatATACAG TCTGTAAAGTCCTTAGAGGAGAAAACAAGGCATAATCTACCCAGGAAATTAAAAG AAATTGGACTTACTGATGGTCAAGAGATAGTGATAGCAGATTCCACAACCCCTAAACCAATCATTTGCAAGATACAATTTGCATCAGGAAtggaatga